A genomic region of Anaerolineales bacterium contains the following coding sequences:
- the cysS gene encoding cysteine--tRNA ligase — translation MTLRIYNTLTRQTETFETLQPNQVSMYVCGPTVYANAHIGHAMSSLVFDIVRRYLEYRGYQVRHAMNYTDVDDKIIIRANDAGEDPLHLAERYIEQYAEHLRQLNVLPATVYPRATEEIPAIIDMVAGLIASGHAYPAEGDVYYRVDSDEEYGKLSHRKLEDMNAGARINVDERKEHPMDFALWKAAKPGEPAWDSPWGPGRPGWHIECSAMVFHHLGEQIDIHGGGNDLIFPHHENEIAQSESLSGKPFARYWMHNGMMQLSGEKMSKSLGNLITIEDFVSEHEPDVLRMMILNTSYRRPLTYSDEVVESAGRGLERLRSGLNPPLPGARGAAAEIESTLQAEAQAASEKFVAAMDDDFNSAAALAVLFDLVRVINQTRDADANEAQLAPAQAVLRELSGVLGLRLARAQREVDAAPFVELVAALQSEIAAVDPAIAAELQAAEPQPANLIAALLEARVQLRAQKQWQLSDTIRDRLATLGVIVEDSVGGSAWRWV, via the coding sequence ATGACCCTACGCATCTACAACACACTCACCCGCCAAACCGAGACGTTTGAAACCCTCCAGCCTAACCAGGTCAGCATGTACGTCTGCGGGCCTACCGTGTACGCCAATGCGCACATCGGGCACGCCATGTCGAGCTTGGTCTTTGACATCGTGCGCCGTTACCTTGAGTATCGCGGCTACCAGGTGCGCCATGCGATGAACTATACCGATGTGGACGACAAGATCATCATCCGCGCCAATGATGCCGGGGAGGACCCCTTGCACCTGGCCGAGCGTTACATTGAACAATACGCCGAGCACTTGCGCCAGTTGAATGTGCTGCCGGCCACGGTGTACCCGCGTGCCACGGAAGAGATCCCCGCGATCATTGACATGGTCGCCGGCCTGATCGCATCGGGCCACGCGTATCCCGCCGAAGGCGACGTGTACTATCGCGTCGACAGCGACGAAGAGTACGGCAAGCTCTCGCATCGCAAGCTGGAAGATATGAACGCCGGTGCGCGCATCAATGTAGATGAACGCAAAGAGCACCCCATGGATTTTGCACTGTGGAAGGCGGCCAAGCCCGGCGAGCCCGCCTGGGATAGCCCGTGGGGGCCGGGGCGCCCAGGCTGGCATATCGAGTGCTCGGCGATGGTCTTCCACCATTTGGGGGAGCAGATCGATATTCATGGTGGCGGCAATGACCTGATCTTTCCGCATCACGAAAACGAGATCGCCCAAAGCGAAAGTTTGAGCGGCAAGCCGTTTGCGCGCTATTGGATGCACAACGGCATGATGCAGCTCTCTGGCGAGAAGATGTCTAAATCGCTGGGCAACCTGATCACCATCGAAGATTTTGTCAGCGAGCACGAGCCTGATGTGCTGCGCATGATGATCTTGAACACCAGCTATCGCCGTCCACTCACCTATAGCGATGAAGTGGTGGAAAGTGCCGGCCGCGGCCTGGAGCGCCTGCGCAGCGGGCTCAACCCGCCGCTGCCGGGCGCGCGCGGTGCGGCGGCGGAGATCGAAAGCACGCTGCAAGCCGAAGCGCAGGCCGCCAGCGAAAAGTTTGTGGCGGCTATGGATGATGACTTTAACTCCGCGGCGGCGCTGGCGGTCTTGTTCGACCTGGTGCGCGTGATCAACCAGACGCGCGACGCGGATGCCAATGAGGCCCAGCTTGCCCCGGCGCAGGCCGTGCTGCGCGAGCTTAGCGGCGTGCTGGGCTTGCGCCTGGCGCGCGCCCAGCGCGAAGTGGATGCGGCACCGTTCGTAGAATTGGTGGCCGCGCTGCAAAGCGAGATCGCCGCGGTAGACCCAGCGATCGCAGCCGAGTTGCAAGCCGCCGAGCCCCAGCCGGCCAATCTGATCGCTGCGCTGCTGGAGGCACGCGTCCAGCTGCGCGCCCAGAAACAGTGGCAGCTTAGCGATACGATCCGCGACCGCCTGGCGACGCTGGGAGTGATCGTAGAGGATAGCGTCGGCGGCAGTGCCTGGCGTTGGGTGTAG
- a CDS encoding TRAM domain-containing protein produces MSIQFVLRLIGMLIFGTLGVYGGVELANLSGEDPQWFARIFGLVGALVGLVLTPYITVHPLRAVRRVLAQISSRALLAGLFGLIISLVIAGLLAFPLSLLPRPFSQILPIVFAVLISYFGVTVFISRQNDILSFMNFSGRGTADSRPRAEGANAATILMDTSVIIDGRIVDIARTGFVPGALLIPRFVLNELQHIADSGDKLRRQRGRRGLEVVAALQKDAKLGVRISDVDVEGTRNVDDKLVILARQMHVPVLTNDFNLNRVAELQGVTILNINELANAVKAVFLPGEELTVKVIQAGREPRQGVGYLDDGTMVVIQDGSDYLGNTVQASVTKVLQTAAGRMVFAKPEAPARSNRRKLQK; encoded by the coding sequence ATGAGTATCCAGTTTGTTCTGCGCTTGATAGGGATGCTGATCTTCGGCACCTTGGGCGTATATGGCGGCGTGGAGTTGGCCAACCTGTCGGGCGAGGACCCGCAATGGTTCGCGCGCATCTTTGGCTTGGTCGGCGCGCTGGTGGGGTTGGTGCTAACGCCGTACATCACCGTGCATCCGTTGCGGGCCGTGCGCCGGGTGTTGGCGCAAATCTCGTCGCGGGCCTTGCTGGCGGGCCTGTTTGGGCTGATCATCAGTCTGGTGATCGCCGGCTTGCTGGCCTTCCCGCTCTCGCTGTTGCCACGGCCCTTTAGCCAGATCTTGCCGATCGTTTTCGCGGTCTTGATCAGCTATTTTGGTGTGACCGTGTTTATCTCACGCCAGAACGATATTCTCTCGTTCATGAATTTTTCAGGGCGCGGCACGGCGGATAGCCGCCCGCGGGCCGAGGGCGCCAATGCGGCCACCATCCTAATGGATACCAGCGTGATCATTGACGGCCGCATCGTGGATATTGCCCGTACCGGGTTTGTGCCCGGCGCGCTGCTGATCCCGCGCTTCGTGCTCAACGAGCTGCAGCACATCGCCGATTCAGGCGACAAGCTGCGCCGCCAGCGTGGCCGCCGCGGCCTTGAGGTTGTGGCTGCTCTGCAGAAAGATGCCAAGCTGGGCGTGCGCATTAGTGATGTAGATGTAGAGGGCACGCGCAATGTAGATGACAAGCTAGTGATCCTGGCGCGCCAGATGCATGTGCCCGTGCTGACCAATGATTTCAACCTCAACCGTGTGGCCGAGCTGCAGGGAGTGACGATCCTAAACATCAACGAGCTGGCCAATGCCGTCAAGGCAGTGTTTCTGCCTGGCGAAGAGTTGACCGTCAAGGTGATCCAGGCCGGGCGCGAGCCGCGCCAAGGGGTGGGCTATTTGGATGACGGCACGATGGTGGTGATCCAGGATGGCAGCGACTACCTGGGCAACACTGTGCAGGCCTCGGTGACCAAGGTGCTGCAGACGGCTGCAGGCCGCATGGTATTCGCCAAACCCGAAGCTCCGGCGCGCAGCAACCGCCGCAAATTACAAAAGTGA